From a single Brassica rapa cultivar Chiifu-401-42 chromosome A01, CAAS_Brap_v3.01, whole genome shotgun sequence genomic region:
- the LOC117127080 gene encoding glutathione S-transferase T3-like — MDPRNPYSQSVGYTSLLYSQHDNVNDGNSPYESFPSGSSQIPQFSSQQSVAPTPPTYQPVERGRRHKWTPAEDEMLISAWLNTSKDAIVGNNQKSGTFWKRVGDLFFAALCGGDSVESSQHLHYKQRWHKISNDTSKFCGAYAAAERQISSGQHENDVLKVAHEIFFADQGSKFTLEHAWCVLRYEQKWLNLNSTKASDSSKRKTVDPDSQTETTGVGEEEIRPEGVKAAKAKRNGTGKSVDYYTTVLELRKVGLDRKEKLQKLAILDTLLTRTQPLSEAEEAAKNKLLAEYI; from the coding sequence ATGGATCCAAGGAATCCGTATAGCCAGTCTGTTGGTTATACGAGCCTTCTTTACAGTCAACACGACAATGTTAATGATGGAAACTCTCCTTATGAGAGTTTTCCTTCTGGATCTTCACAGATCCCTCAATTCAGTTCTCAACAGTCTGTTGCTCCAACTCCACCCACATATCAACCCGTGGAGCGTGGGAGGAGACATAAATGGACCCCAGCCGAGGACGAGATGCTGATAAGTGCTTGGTTAAATACCTCAAAGGACGCTATAGTCGGCAATAACCAGAAATCAGGCACTTTTTGGAAACGTGTAGGAGATTTGTTCTTCGCAGCTCTTTGTGGTGGAGATAGTGTTGAAAGTAGCCAGCATCTCCACTATAAACAGAGGTGGCACAAAATCAGTAATGACACATCAAAGTTTTGTGGTGCATATGCGGCTGCAGAGAGACAAATATCCAGTGGTCAACATGAGAACGATGTACTCAAGGTGGCCCATGAAATATTCTTCGCGGATCAGGGGTCCAAATTCACACTGGAGCATGCGTGGTGTGTGTTGAGGTATGAGCAGAAATGGCTCAACCTCAACAGCACTAAAGCTTCTGATAGTTCTAAGAGGAAAACCGTTGACCCAGATTCCCAAACTGAAACGACAGGTGTTGGTGAAGAAGAGATACGCCCTGAAGGTGTAAAGGCTGCAAAAGCTAAACGTAATGGGACTGGGAAGTCTGTTGATTACTATACAACGGTACTTGAACTGAGGAAAGTGGGTTTGGATAGGAAAGAAAAGCTCCAGAAGCTTGCCATCTTAGACACACTCCTGACCAGAACGCAACCACTCAGTGAGGCTGAGGAAGCAGCCAAAAACAAGCTCCTCGCCGAGTATATTTAG
- the LOC108870945 gene encoding uncharacterized protein LOC108870945, which yields MNKTLFLRIVHRLEQEVDYFKPSQDATGRSSLTALQKCTAAIRQLAYGGGADTVDEYVRLGETTARKCLHHFTNGIIHLFGNQYLRRPTPEDLQRLLYIGEQRGFPGMVGSIDCMHWEWKNCPSAWKGMYSRGTEKPTIVLEAVADYDVWIWHAFFGAPGTMNDLNILDRSPVFDDIINGIAPEVNFYVNGHTYHKLRNIHYLLRSKKLYGKMLNVSLESCKLDLPSSEIHLIYGINTR from the coding sequence ATGAACAAGACATTGTTCTTGCGTATTGTGCATCGTCTCGAGCAAGAAGTGGATTATTTTAAACCATCACAAGATGCAACCGGTCGGTCGAGCCTAACCGCGCTCCAAAAATGTACCGCAGCAATTCGTCAGTTGGCGTATGGTGGTGGTGCTGATACCGTTGACGAATATGTCCGACTTGGTGAAACCACGGCAAGAAAATGTTTGCACCATTTTACCAACGGAATCATCCACTTGTTTGGCAACCAATACCTTAGACGTCCTACACCGGAGGATCTGCAAAGACTACTATATATAGGAGAACAACGTGGATTTCCAGGAATGGTtggaagcatcgactgtatgcattgggagtggaagaattgcccATCCGCTTGGAAAGGAATGTATTCACGAGGAACCGAAAAACCAACAATTGTGTTGGAGGCGGTGGCTGATTACGACGTCTGGATATGGCATGCTTTTTTTGGAGCACCAGGTACTATGAACGATCTTAATATTCTTGATCGATCTccagtttttgatgacattattaATGGAATAGCACCAGAAGTTAACTTCTATGTTAATGGTCATACGTACCACAAACTGAGAAACATTCATTATTTGCTAAGAAGCAAGAAGCTGTACGGAAAGATGTTGAACGTGTCTTTGGAGTCCTGTAAGCTAGATTTGCCGTCGTCAGAAATCCATCTAATTTATGGGATAAACACAAGATAG